The Blastomonas fulva genome contains a region encoding:
- a CDS encoding DUF167 domain-containing protein: MRATPRASRSQISGIGLDADGRSVLAVRIAAPPSEGAANADLTDLLAAALGVRKRDVVIHRGETGRNKQVHVAGDAMALIARLEALNGG, from the coding sequence GTGCGGGCAACGCCACGAGCCAGCCGCAGCCAGATCTCAGGGATCGGCCTTGATGCGGACGGGCGCAGCGTGCTGGCAGTGCGCATCGCAGCACCCCCATCCGAAGGCGCCGCCAATGCCGACCTGACCGATCTGCTCGCCGCCGCGCTGGGTGTCCGCAAGCGCGATGTGGTGATCCACAGGGGCGAAACCGGGCGCAACAAGCAGGTCCACGTGGCAGGTGACGCCATGGCCCTGATCGCCCGGCTCGAGGCGCTGAACGGCGGCTGA
- a CDS encoding response regulator, whose product MTARILIIEDEFLVALDMQVGLEDAGHEVVGVGDDWTSAMRLAERQPSIALVDINLCDGATGPSIGAWLGQEIGCTVIFVTANPRQIDIPIPGALGVMIKPVDSRQVIEAVDFAVAARSGMPTPTPPPGLMLLSS is encoded by the coding sequence ATGACCGCCCGCATCCTCATCATTGAAGACGAATTTCTCGTCGCGCTCGACATGCAGGTCGGGCTGGAAGATGCCGGTCACGAAGTTGTCGGGGTCGGCGATGATTGGACATCGGCAATGCGTCTGGCCGAACGCCAGCCGAGCATTGCGCTTGTCGACATCAACCTGTGCGATGGCGCGACCGGTCCTTCGATCGGCGCCTGGCTTGGCCAGGAAATCGGCTGCACGGTGATCTTCGTGACAGCCAATCCGCGGCAGATCGATATTCCGATCCCCGGCGCGCTTGGCGTCATGATCAAGCCTGTCGACAGCCGTCAGGTGATCGAGGCAGTGGATTTTGCGGTGGCAGCCCGCAGCGGCATGCCTACGCCCACCCCGCCGCCGGGGCTGATGCTGCTGTCTTCCTGA
- a CDS encoding Crp/Fnr family transcriptional regulator yields the protein MARLNRYLDLTPSERDAITQLERDPKNYAAGTTLWTEGDDVSELLIVHQGWALSETRLTGGKRQILRFHFSGDLIGASGIAFRDAPASIVAATDMVVCRFPRMALGETFIAHPRLAALFFSISQMESIDLSDRLRAMGRSEGKARLANLFLSIAARMRAVTGEHNPVVRIPLTQSDLGDAVGLTQVHVNRLIRQMTEEKLITRNRSTVTLLDEQGLVDLSRFVDRFSSVDSSWFPPAAG from the coding sequence GTGGCACGTCTGAACCGCTATCTCGATCTGACGCCGTCCGAAAGGGATGCGATCACGCAGCTCGAGCGCGACCCGAAGAATTACGCTGCCGGCACGACGCTGTGGACCGAAGGGGATGACGTTTCCGAACTTCTGATCGTGCACCAGGGCTGGGCACTGTCTGAAACGCGGCTGACCGGCGGCAAGCGCCAGATCCTGCGCTTTCATTTTTCGGGCGATCTGATCGGAGCATCCGGGATCGCGTTTCGCGACGCGCCCGCCAGCATCGTGGCGGCCACCGACATGGTCGTCTGCCGATTCCCGCGCATGGCCCTGGGCGAGACGTTTATCGCCCACCCCCGGCTGGCGGCGTTGTTCTTCTCCATCAGCCAGATGGAAAGCATCGATCTGTCCGACCGCCTGCGCGCCATGGGGCGCAGCGAGGGCAAGGCGCGGCTCGCCAACCTGTTCCTCTCGATCGCCGCGCGTATGCGCGCGGTGACCGGCGAGCACAATCCGGTGGTGCGCATTCCGCTGACCCAGAGCGATCTGGGTGATGCGGTTGGCCTCACCCAGGTTCACGTCAACCGGCTGATCCGCCAGATGACCGAAGAGAAACTGATCACCCGCAACCGCAGCACGGTGACGCTGCTTGATGAGCAGGGGCTGGTTGACCTCTCCCGCTTCGTCGATCGTTTCAGCTCTGTCGATTCAAGCTGGTTCCCCCCTGCGGCGGGATGA
- a CDS encoding DUF1295 domain-containing protein: MSLPLTDAIPLLLHNLVLIFGVMIVLWGVAVAIKDVSFIDAVWPMGMVLLAAATFWLANAASPASVLLLMLTAIWGLRLGIHLFVRWRRNGIDPRYAKIIALAEQKKGWSFAKTALLQVFLLQGPLLFMVCLPAQLGIWRGGETGALGIAGAVIAIIGIAFETIGDLQLEAFRANSANKGKVLDTGLWRYTRHPNYFGDACTWWGIWLVALSTGWDIGLASLIGPLFLNFTLVKWSGAAMLERGLKKTRPEYADYIARTSSFFPLPPKRG; encoded by the coding sequence GTGAGCCTTCCCCTGACCGACGCCATCCCTTTGCTGCTGCACAATCTGGTGCTGATCTTTGGCGTCATGATCGTGTTGTGGGGTGTGGCCGTTGCGATCAAGGACGTCTCGTTCATCGATGCGGTCTGGCCGATGGGGATGGTACTGCTCGCCGCAGCGACCTTCTGGCTGGCCAACGCTGCCTCGCCTGCATCGGTGCTGCTGCTGATGCTGACGGCAATCTGGGGGCTGCGCCTGGGCATCCACCTGTTCGTCCGCTGGCGGCGCAACGGGATCGATCCGCGTTATGCCAAGATCATCGCCTTGGCCGAGCAGAAAAAGGGCTGGAGCTTTGCCAAGACCGCGCTGCTGCAGGTGTTCCTGCTCCAGGGGCCGCTGCTGTTCATGGTCTGCCTGCCCGCGCAACTGGGCATCTGGCGTGGCGGCGAAACCGGAGCTCTGGGGATTGCAGGGGCGGTCATCGCGATCATCGGCATCGCATTCGAAACGATCGGCGACTTGCAGCTTGAAGCTTTCCGCGCCAATTCTGCAAACAAGGGCAAAGTGCTCGACACCGGCCTGTGGCGCTATACCCGCCACCCCAATTATTTCGGCGATGCCTGCACCTGGTGGGGAATCTGGCTGGTGGCCCTGTCGACCGGGTGGGATATCGGCCTTGCCAGCCTGATCGGCCCGCTGTTCCTCAATTTCACGCTGGTCAAGTGGAGCGGGGCTGCGATGCTGGAGCGCGGCCTCAAGAAGACGCGGCCCGAATACGCCGATTACATCGCGCGCACCTCGTCGTTCTTCCCGCTGCCGCCCAAGCGCGGGTAA
- the dmeF gene encoding CDF family Co(II)/Ni(II) efflux transporter DmeF: MHHDAALEQFTHDHRFAADGEARSEQRTLWVVALTAVTMIAEILGGWWTGSMALLADGWHMGSHVAALGLAAFAYRFARTHAHDRRFSMGTGKVGSLTGFSSALLLGVIAMLMIWESADRLADPVAIDYTAAIVVTLIGLAVNVASAFMLSSGGHHHHHHDHGGDHHDHHHGHHHDHNLRAAYIHVLTDALTSVLALVALTGGLMLGLDWLDPLMGIVGAVVILWWARGLLRECARVLLDMEADPARAETIRKRIEGDADNRVVDLHLWQVGTGHLALIVLLATHDPRPPQHYRALLRGIGKLSHCTFEVIPCDDARCPPAD; this comes from the coding sequence ATGCACCACGATGCCGCGCTCGAGCAATTCACCCATGATCACCGCTTCGCCGCCGATGGCGAGGCGCGCAGCGAACAGCGCACGCTCTGGGTGGTCGCGCTGACCGCGGTCACCATGATCGCCGAAATCCTCGGCGGCTGGTGGACCGGATCGATGGCGCTGCTCGCCGACGGCTGGCACATGGGCAGCCATGTTGCAGCCCTGGGGCTCGCCGCATTCGCCTATCGCTTTGCCCGCACCCATGCACATGACCGCCGTTTCTCGATGGGCACCGGCAAGGTCGGATCGCTGACCGGGTTCAGTAGCGCGTTGCTGCTGGGCGTGATCGCGATGCTGATGATCTGGGAATCGGCGGACCGCCTCGCCGATCCCGTCGCCATCGATTACACCGCCGCCATCGTCGTCACGCTGATCGGGCTGGCGGTCAATGTCGCCAGCGCCTTCATGCTGAGCTCGGGTGGCCATCACCACCATCATCACGACCACGGCGGCGATCACCACGATCACCACCATGGCCATCATCACGACCACAATCTGCGCGCAGCCTATATCCATGTGCTCACCGACGCGCTGACATCGGTGCTGGCGCTGGTCGCGTTGACCGGCGGCCTGATGCTGGGGCTGGACTGGCTAGACCCGCTGATGGGGATCGTCGGTGCAGTCGTGATCCTGTGGTGGGCGCGCGGCCTGCTGCGCGAATGCGCGCGGGTGCTGCTCGACATGGAGGCGGACCCGGCCAGGGCCGAAACCATCCGCAAGCGGATCGAGGGGGACGCGGACAACCGTGTCGTCGATCTGCACCTATGGCAGGTCGGCACCGGGCATCTTGCGCTAATCGTCTTGCTTGCCACGCATGACCCTCGCCCTCCGCAACATTATCGTGCGCTGCTCCGGGGCATCGGCAAGCTGTCGCACTGCACCTTCGAGGTCATCCCCTGCGACGACGCCCGCTGCCCGCCCGCCGACTGA
- a CDS encoding lysophospholipid acyltransferase family protein translates to MDFQQEGWPPRTDDRPPTLLSRLVRRLLLLLYRRHGWRAEGVVPEPRRFVIIAAPHTSNWDFLYFLGLTTDLGVKAHFMAKTSLFRWPLGRFMRDMGGVPVERSYNRGQVQQMVEEFARRDEFMLTIAPEGTRGNVRHWRTGFYQIALAARVPLVCGLMDYGRKVGGLGPAIMPTGDYAEDMKKIMDFYKSVTPRHPDRAGTDIIKDSRL, encoded by the coding sequence ATGGACTTTCAGCAGGAGGGCTGGCCGCCCAGGACCGACGACCGTCCGCCCACATTGCTCTCCCGGCTGGTTCGGCGATTGCTGCTGCTGCTCTACAGACGGCATGGCTGGCGCGCAGAAGGGGTCGTTCCCGAACCGCGCCGCTTCGTCATCATCGCAGCCCCGCACACCAGCAACTGGGATTTTCTCTATTTTCTCGGGCTGACCACGGACCTTGGCGTCAAGGCGCACTTCATGGCCAAGACCTCGCTGTTCCGTTGGCCACTGGGGCGCTTCATGCGCGACATGGGCGGGGTGCCGGTGGAACGCAGCTACAACCGCGGCCAGGTGCAGCAGATGGTCGAGGAATTCGCACGGCGCGACGAGTTCATGCTCACCATCGCGCCCGAGGGCACGCGCGGCAATGTCCGCCACTGGCGCACCGGGTTCTACCAGATCGCGCTGGCCGCAAGGGTGCCGCTGGTCTGCGGGCTGATGGATTATGGCCGCAAGGTCGGCGGGCTCGGCCCTGCGATCATGCCCACGGGCGACTATGCCGAGGACATGAAGAAGATCATGGATTTCTACAAGAGCGTGACGCCGCGCCATCCCGATCGCGCGGGCACGGACATCATCAAGGACAGCCGGCTGTGA
- the tyrS gene encoding tyrosine--tRNA ligase produces MTQYTSDLLALLDARGYIHQLTDAAALDALAAKQIVPGYIGFDPTAPSLHVGSLVQIMLLRRLQQSGHKPIVVMGGGTGKIGDPSFKDEARRLLTPETIASNVASIKRVFERFLTFGDGPTDAIIVDNAEWLDRLEYVPFLRDIGQHFSINRMLSFDSVKLRLDREQSLSFLEFNYMILQAYDFLELSRRVGCRLQMGGSDQWGNIVNGIELARRVDGTEVYGVTTPLITLADGGKMGKTEKGAVWLNEDSLPAYDYWQFWRNTQDADVGRFMRLFTDIPLDEIARLENLQGSEINEAKKVLADAATTMCRGADAARSAAETARATFEQGHAGGDLPSIQVPAEGMSIIHAITGLGFTTSNKEAKRKIEEGAVRVNGEKVQGFDYLVKPGDTLSLGQKKHGLVLGED; encoded by the coding sequence ATGACCCAGTACACATCCGATCTTTTGGCGCTGCTCGATGCGCGCGGCTATATCCACCAGCTGACCGATGCAGCCGCGCTCGATGCGCTGGCGGCCAAGCAGATCGTGCCCGGATATATCGGGTTCGATCCGACCGCGCCGTCGCTGCATGTCGGCTCGCTCGTGCAGATCATGCTGCTGCGCCGCCTGCAGCAGAGCGGCCACAAGCCGATCGTCGTGATGGGCGGTGGCACCGGCAAGATCGGTGACCCCAGCTTCAAGGACGAGGCCCGCCGGCTGCTCACGCCAGAGACGATCGCGTCCAATGTCGCCTCGATCAAGCGTGTGTTCGAACGCTTCCTCACCTTCGGTGACGGGCCTACCGATGCGATCATAGTCGACAACGCCGAATGGCTCGACAGGCTCGAATATGTGCCGTTCCTGCGCGATATCGGCCAGCATTTCTCGATAAACCGGATGCTCAGCTTCGATTCGGTCAAGCTGCGGCTCGACCGCGAACAGTCGTTGAGCTTCCTCGAGTTCAACTACATGATTCTACAGGCCTATGACTTCCTGGAGCTGTCGCGCCGCGTCGGTTGCCGGTTGCAGATGGGCGGGTCGGACCAGTGGGGCAATATCGTCAACGGGATCGAGCTTGCCCGCCGTGTCGACGGGACCGAGGTCTATGGCGTCACCACCCCGCTGATCACGCTCGCCGATGGCGGCAAGATGGGCAAAACCGAGAAGGGCGCTGTCTGGCTCAACGAGGATTCGCTGCCCGCGTACGACTACTGGCAATTCTGGCGCAACACCCAGGATGCCGATGTCGGCAGGTTCATGCGGCTGTTCACCGATATCCCGCTCGACGAGATCGCGCGGCTCGAAAACCTGCAGGGATCGGAGATCAACGAGGCCAAGAAGGTGCTTGCCGATGCTGCGACCACCATGTGTCGCGGCGCCGATGCCGCACGGTCCGCCGCCGAGACCGCGCGCGCGACCTTCGAGCAAGGCCATGCCGGCGGCGATCTGCCCAGCATCCAGGTGCCCGCAGAGGGCATGTCGATCATTCACGCGATCACCGGCCTGGGTTTCACCACTTCGAACAAGGAAGCCAAGCGCAAGATCGAGGAAGGCGCGGTGCGCGTGAACGGCGAGAAGGTGCAAGGCTTTGATTATCTGGTAAAGCCCGGCGATACGCTGAGCCTGGGTCAGAAAAAGCACGGGCTAGTCCTCGGCGAGGACTGA
- a CDS encoding PilZ domain-containing protein, whose product MSRGARLAVVEKRQAARHAVNHATIAEHRHLGDIKTHIVNISANGFMTEGEMPLAKGERITVRLPVIGRIEAHLIWSIGGRSGFQLERVIRLNEFNEMIDVLGATTGPNGRR is encoded by the coding sequence ATGTCCAGAGGAGCCAGACTCGCAGTGGTGGAAAAGCGACAAGCCGCGCGCCACGCGGTCAATCATGCGACCATTGCCGAGCATCGCCATCTGGGTGACATCAAGACGCATATCGTCAACATTTCCGCCAACGGCTTCATGACCGAAGGCGAAATGCCGCTCGCCAAGGGCGAACGCATCACCGTGCGCCTACCGGTAATCGGCCGAATCGAGGCACATCTGATCTGGTCGATCGGCGGGCGCAGCGGGTTCCAGCTGGAGCGCGTGATCCGGCTCAACGAATTCAACGAGATGATCGACGTGCTTGGCGCGACGACGGGGCCCAACGGGCGGCGTTGA
- a CDS encoding sensor histidine kinase — MSDLDFLSRAFGFGPEAPSAKDDDSGSLLAARDALLRMNSAFRILTDAMPQMVWSTLPDGFHDYYNARWYEFTGVPSGSTDGEGWNGVFHPADQDHAWGVWRHSLETGEPYEITYRLRHHSGEYRWTLGRALPLHNEQGKIVRWIGTCTDIHQAKMMAEENEVLSRELSHRIKNIFAVINGLIGMSARQSPELKPLAAELQDRIAALGRAHEFARPHSEQSRPVSIASTLRGLLTEILVAYPALGEGRLVIAGDDPEIDDRSATPIALVFHELATNSAKYGALSAEQGRVDIDIVQDGNDVKVNWTERDGPAIVGEPQETGFGTRLVQLAINQQLAGDIQRHWLPEGLRVDMRMSASRLRRAEGAPV; from the coding sequence ATGTCTGACCTTGATTTCCTGTCGCGCGCTTTCGGATTCGGCCCTGAAGCACCATCGGCCAAAGACGATGATTCCGGGTCCTTGCTCGCCGCACGCGATGCCCTGCTGCGGATGAATTCGGCATTCCGCATCCTCACCGATGCGATGCCGCAGATGGTCTGGTCGACCCTGCCCGATGGCTTCCACGATTATTACAATGCGCGCTGGTACGAATTCACCGGCGTGCCCTCAGGCTCGACCGATGGCGAAGGGTGGAACGGCGTGTTCCATCCGGCTGACCAGGATCATGCCTGGGGTGTGTGGCGCCATTCGCTGGAAACCGGCGAACCCTACGAAATCACCTATCGCCTGCGGCACCACAGCGGCGAATACCGCTGGACGCTCGGCCGCGCGCTGCCGCTGCACAACGAACAGGGCAAGATCGTGCGCTGGATCGGCACTTGCACCGATATTCACCAAGCCAAGATGATGGCCGAGGAAAACGAGGTTCTCAGCCGTGAGCTCAGCCACCGGATCAAGAACATTTTCGCGGTGATCAACGGGCTGATCGGCATGTCGGCGCGGCAGAGCCCCGAGCTCAAGCCGCTCGCCGCCGAACTCCAGGACCGGATCGCGGCGCTGGGCCGCGCGCACGAGTTCGCCCGCCCTCATAGCGAGCAGTCGCGACCGGTCTCTATCGCTTCGACCTTGCGCGGATTGCTGACCGAGATCCTCGTCGCCTATCCGGCGCTCGGCGAAGGCCGCTTGGTCATCGCCGGCGATGATCCCGAGATCGATGATCGCAGTGCTACGCCGATCGCCCTGGTGTTTCACGAGCTCGCAACCAACTCCGCAAAATACGGCGCGCTGTCCGCCGAGCAAGGCAGGGTGGATATCGACATCGTGCAGGACGGCAATGACGTGAAGGTTAACTGGACCGAGCGCGACGGCCCGGCCATCGTCGGGGAGCCGCAGGAAACAGGGTTCGGTACACGGCTTGTGCAGCTTGCCATCAACCAGCAGTTGGCCGGCGACATCCAGCGGCATTGGCTGCCGGAAGGGCTGCGCGTCGACATGCGGATGTCGGCAAGTCGCCTGCGCAGGGCCGAGGGCGCGCCCGTTTAA
- a CDS encoding DUF885 domain-containing protein, translating to MPSFRQTILLLASAALAAPLALAPAAAQPATQAAPQSEDARLTALFAADDEAQLKRNPIGGLFRGDLRYADQLGDYISDAYYDGERKAAEANLVELAKIDRNKLTATNQIAYDIFSRNQKDAIKGLSPEFLPLTAVRPLNHFFGFHTFYPNFASGTGTAPFKTVVDYENNLKRHKEFVVLLDRSIGRFKEGQASGVFETKLTIRNVIEQLETQLKQTPEESPYYGPIKTFPADFSEADKARFTAEYRNVITNEIYPAYQRLRDYLANEYLKDAREGVGLKYMKGGDKLYAYMIEQTTTLPLTADEVHNLGLSEVKRILTEMDTIKTEVAFKGTLGEFFNHIRTDPKFKMASREALTQGYYDIGKKVDAVISTQFKILPKTPLEIRPYEEFREKFEAGGSYQSGNPDGSRPGIFYFNAYDLPSRTTPGMTTLYLHEGAPGHHFQISLAQENQALPAFMRFGGNTAYVEGWALYSEKLGYPMGLFTDPYQRFGHLDDEMLRAMRLVVDTGIHSKGWTREQAIKYMLDNSSMGETDATAEVERYIAIPSQALAYKIGALTIQRLKAKAEKELGSKFDPREFHDQVLNTGALPMSVLEEKINRWIVASKG from the coding sequence ATGCCGTCATTCCGTCAAACCATCCTGCTACTCGCCAGCGCGGCGCTGGCAGCGCCGCTCGCGCTTGCCCCCGCAGCCGCGCAGCCAGCGACCCAGGCCGCCCCGCAGTCCGAAGACGCGCGGCTGACTGCCCTGTTTGCGGCAGACGACGAAGCGCAGCTGAAGCGCAACCCGATCGGTGGCCTGTTCCGCGGCGATCTGCGTTATGCCGATCAGCTCGGCGACTATATTTCGGACGCCTACTACGACGGCGAACGCAAGGCGGCCGAAGCCAATCTGGTCGAGCTTGCCAAGATCGACCGCAACAAGCTGACCGCAACCAACCAGATCGCCTATGACATCTTCAGCCGCAACCAGAAGGACGCGATCAAGGGCCTTTCGCCCGAATTTCTGCCGCTGACTGCGGTGCGTCCGCTCAACCACTTTTTCGGCTTCCACACCTTCTATCCCAACTTCGCCTCGGGCACCGGCACCGCGCCGTTCAAGACCGTGGTGGATTACGAGAACAACCTGAAGCGCCACAAGGAATTCGTCGTCCTGCTTGATCGTTCGATTGGCCGCTTCAAGGAAGGTCAGGCCTCCGGTGTCTTCGAAACCAAGCTGACCATCCGCAACGTCATCGAGCAGCTTGAAACCCAGCTCAAGCAGACCCCCGAAGAATCGCCGTACTACGGCCCGATCAAGACCTTCCCGGCAGATTTCAGCGAAGCCGACAAGGCGCGCTTCACCGCCGAGTATCGCAACGTCATCACCAACGAGATCTATCCCGCCTATCAGCGGCTGCGCGACTACCTCGCCAATGAGTATCTCAAGGATGCGCGCGAAGGGGTCGGCCTCAAGTACATGAAGGGCGGCGACAAGCTTTACGCCTATATGATCGAGCAGACCACGACGCTGCCGCTGACCGCCGATGAAGTGCACAATCTGGGGCTCAGCGAGGTCAAGCGTATCCTCACCGAGATGGACACGATCAAGACCGAGGTCGCCTTCAAGGGAACGCTGGGCGAATTCTTCAACCACATCCGCACTGACCCCAAGTTCAAGATGGCGAGCCGCGAGGCGCTGACCCAGGGCTATTACGACATCGGCAAGAAGGTCGACGCTGTCATCTCGACCCAGTTCAAGATCCTGCCCAAGACCCCGCTGGAAATCCGCCCCTATGAGGAGTTCCGCGAGAAGTTCGAAGCAGGTGGCAGCTATCAGTCGGGCAATCCCGATGGCTCGCGCCCCGGCATCTTCTACTTCAACGCCTATGACCTTCCCAGCCGCACCACGCCGGGCATGACGACATTGTATCTGCACGAAGGCGCGCCGGGGCATCACTTCCAGATCAGCCTGGCACAGGAAAACCAGGCCCTGCCCGCGTTCATGCGCTTTGGCGGCAACACCGCCTATGTCGAGGGTTGGGCGCTGTATTCGGAGAAATTGGGCTATCCGATGGGTCTGTTCACCGATCCCTATCAGCGCTTCGGCCATCTCGATGACGAGATGCTGCGCGCCATGCGGCTAGTGGTCGATACCGGGATCCATTCCAAGGGCTGGACCCGCGAACAGGCGATCAAGTACATGCTCGACAACTCGTCGATGGGCGAGACCGACGCCACTGCCGAGGTCGAGCGTTACATCGCGATCCCCAGCCAGGCGCTGGCCTACAAGATCGGTGCGCTGACGATCCAGCGGCTCAAGGCCAAGGCCGAAAAGGAACTGGGCAGCAAGTTCGATCCGCGCGAGTTCCACGATCAGGTTCTCAACACCGGCGCGCTGCCGATGAGCGTGCTGGAAGAGAAGATCAACCGCTGGATCGTCGCCAGCAAGGGATGA
- a CDS encoding class I adenylate-forming enzyme family protein has translation MTITETTPAPQGYAASSWAPPLGWPAMSIKQIEAILCAPGQPFEIETVEVEGVATRCWKNAPPSLAALALAARAHGERTFIVYENERVSYEAWFRATATLAHALQAAGIGKGDRVALAMRNLPEWPVAFFAIVSLGAIAVPLNAWWTGGELAYGISDSGARLLIADGERLDRISPYLSELEDLESILVTRSTSDLPHKAKPLEDLIGSPHGYTALDAATLPDIALAPEDAATIFYTSGTTGNPKGALGSHRNMTTNILTTAYAGVRSALRRGEAPPAPEPAVMLTVIPLFHVTACSAGMTGIMFGGSTMVFMHRWDTVKALEIIERERVTATGGVPTIAWQLIEHPDRDKYDLSSLKSISYGGAPSAPELVRKIRDIFGALPGNGWGMTETMATVTSHSAEDYLNRPDSCGPAVPVSDLKIMDADGVTELGVGEVGELWARGPQIVKGYWNKPEASAATFVDGWVRTGDLARLDEEGFCYIVDRAKDMIIRGGENIYSSEVENVLYDHPAVTDAALIGLPHRTLGEEPAAVVHLAPGTHASEAELQAWVRERLAAFKVPVRIVFCTDTLPRNANGKILKKDLAGLFG, from the coding sequence ATGACGATAACGGAAACCACGCCCGCGCCCCAAGGCTACGCCGCGTCATCGTGGGCGCCGCCTTTGGGATGGCCTGCGATGTCGATCAAGCAGATCGAGGCGATCTTGTGCGCGCCGGGTCAGCCGTTCGAGATCGAGACGGTCGAGGTGGAAGGCGTTGCTACCCGGTGCTGGAAGAATGCGCCGCCAAGCCTCGCCGCGCTTGCGCTTGCGGCGCGGGCGCATGGGGAGCGGACTTTCATCGTCTATGAGAACGAACGGGTCAGCTATGAAGCTTGGTTCCGTGCGACCGCGACACTGGCGCATGCGTTGCAGGCGGCAGGCATTGGCAAGGGCGACCGGGTGGCGCTGGCGATGCGCAATCTGCCCGAATGGCCGGTGGCGTTTTTCGCGATCGTCAGCCTGGGGGCGATCGCGGTGCCGCTCAACGCCTGGTGGACAGGGGGCGAGCTGGCCTATGGCATTTCCGATTCCGGCGCCCGGCTGCTGATTGCCGATGGGGAACGCCTCGACCGGATCAGCCCGTATCTTTCCGAACTGGAAGACCTTGAGAGCATCCTCGTCACCCGCAGCACGAGCGACCTGCCGCACAAGGCGAAGCCATTGGAGGACCTGATAGGTTCGCCGCACGGCTATACGGCGCTCGATGCAGCGACCTTGCCGGATATCGCGCTGGCTCCTGAGGATGCTGCGACCATCTTCTACACCAGCGGTACCACCGGCAACCCCAAGGGCGCGCTGGGCAGCCATCGCAACATGACAACCAACATCCTGACCACGGCCTATGCCGGGGTCCGCAGCGCGCTGAGGCGCGGCGAGGCGCCGCCCGCGCCCGAACCCGCCGTGATGCTGACGGTTATCCCGTTGTTCCATGTCACCGCCTGCAGCGCGGGGATGACCGGGATCATGTTCGGCGGGTCGACCATGGTGTTCATGCACCGCTGGGATACGGTGAAGGCGCTCGAAATTATCGAGCGCGAGCGCGTCACCGCCACCGGCGGGGTCCCGACCATTGCCTGGCAGCTGATCGAGCATCCCGATCGCGACAAGTATGATCTGAGCTCGCTCAAGTCGATTTCCTATGGCGGTGCGCCGTCTGCACCCGAGCTGGTGCGCAAGATCCGCGACATCTTCGGCGCGTTGCCCGGCAATGGCTGGGGCATGACCGAAACCATGGCGACGGTGACCAGCCACTCGGCCGAGGACTATCTCAACCGCCCCGACAGCTGCGGCCCTGCCGTGCCGGTCAGCGACCTCAAGATCATGGATGCCGATGGCGTGACCGAGCTTGGGGTCGGCGAGGTTGGCGAGCTGTGGGCGAGGGGGCCGCAGATCGTCAAAGGCTATTGGAACAAGCCCGAGGCCAGCGCCGCCACCTTTGTCGATGGCTGGGTGCGCACCGGCGATCTGGCGCGCCTCGACGAGGAGGGCTTTTGCTACATCGTCGACCGCGCCAAGGACATGATCATCCGCGGCGGCGAGAACATCTATTCGTCAGAGGTGGAGAACGTGCTCTACGATCACCCCGCGGTCACCGATGCCGCGTTGATCGGCCTGCCGCATCGCACATTGGGAGAAGAACCGGCGGCGGTGGTGCACCTGGCTCCCGGAACCCATGCCAGCGAGGCGGAACTGCAGGCCTGGGTGCGCGAGCGTCTCGCCGCGTTCAAGGTGCCGGTGCGGATCGTGTTCTGCACGGATACGCTTCCGCGCAACGCCAATGGCAAGATCCTGAAAAAGGATCTCGCCGGACTTTTCGGCTGA